In Toxotes jaculatrix isolate fToxJac2 chromosome 11, fToxJac2.pri, whole genome shotgun sequence, a single genomic region encodes these proteins:
- the trmt2b gene encoding tRNA (uracil(54)-C(5))-methyltransferase homolog-B — protein sequence MALSATCSRSVPLVKRKILCSFRKACLLFSTNDTILADQRKPPSKKRWRKSHKKLPWNDDLSWEERLADVVTPLWRLSYDEQLELKQNHQEKILSQLCGHLAGDFHSQSSPVKGKLTFPVLPILPSPVRDGYRNKSTFSVNRGLDGNPKTVGFFVGTGREGNIVCVSGDHLLNMPEKHKRVARCYQNFIRLSSLEPCLLFHTGGHWREVTVRTNSEGHTMAIVYFHPQTLTPEEVAVHKADLVDYFTQGPGSVCQLDSLFFQESNMTRCTHEESPYQLLHGQPHIYEEVLGFKFRISADAFFQVNQAAAEVLYGTVRDWSVPNIEQGGGRTNGGGTLLDVCCGTGAIGITVSPKVDRIIGIELIEQAVDDARHNAALNNVLNCEFIPGKAEVVLPALMSQLSSMGGGLTAVVNPARAGLHHRVVRALRNQPSIRRLIYVSCKPDGEAMRNFRELCCAPNLQKKLTGEAFSPTLAVPVDMFPHTPHCELVLLFER from the exons ATGGCTTTGTCGGCTACATGCAGTAGGTCAGTCCCATTAGTCAAACGCaagattttgtgttcttttagGAAAGCTTGTCTGTTGTTTTCGACTAATGACACTATTTTAGCTGACCAGAGGAAACCACCATCAAAGAAACGGTGGAGAAAAAGTCACAAGAAACTTCCCTGGAATGATGATCTGTCCTGGGAGGAAAGGCTGGCTGATGTGGTCACCCCTCTGTGGAGGCTGAGCTATGATGAGCAACTTGAGCTCAAGCAAAATCACCAGGAAAAGATTCTTTCTCAGCTCTGCGGACACCTTGCAGGTGACTTCCACTCACAGTCCTCACCTGTGAAAGGTAAACTCACCTTCCCTGTCCTGCCTATTCTGCCATCGCCAGTTAGGGATGGCTACCGCAACAAGTCTACGTTTTCTGTCAACAGAGGATTGGATGGAAATCCAAAGACCGTTGGATTTTTCGTGGGCACGGGCAGGGAGGGAAACATTGTCTGCGTCAGTGGAGACCACCTGCTCAACATGCCGGAGAAGCACAAACGGGTTGCCAGATGCTACCAGAACTTCATCCGCCTCTCTTCCCTGGAGCCCTGCCTGCTGTTCCACACTGGGGGTCACTGGAGAGAGGTCACAGTGAGGACCAACTCAGAGGGACACACCATGGCTATAGTGTACTTTCATCCGCAGACACTCACCCCAGAAGAGGTGGCAGTCCATAAGGCTGACCTGGTAGATTACTTCACACAGGGCCCTGGATCAGTCTGTCAGTTGGACTCCCTGTTCTTCCAGGAAAGCAACATGACTCGCTGCACTCATGAAGAATCCCCCTACCAGCTCCTGCATGGTCAGCCACACATATATGAGGAG GTGCTGGGCTTCAAATTCCGCATCTCTGCTGATGCCTTTTTCCAGGTGAatcaggctgctgctgaggtGCTCTATGGCACAGTGAGAGACTGGAGTGTCCCAAACATTGAGCAAGGTGGAGGAAGAACAAATGGTGGTGGTACACTGCTAGATGTCTGCTGTGGGACAGGTGCTATTGGCATTACTGTATCCCCCAAAGTGGACAGAATTATCGGTATAGAGCTCATAGAACAGGCAGTAGACGATGCGAGACACAACGCAGCTCTCAATAATGTACTGAACTGTGAGTTTATCCCTGGGAAGGCAGAGGTGGTGCTTCCAGCCCTCATGTCTCAATTGAGCTCAATGGGTGGAGGCCTTACGGCTGTGGTAAACCCTGCTCGGGCTGGCCTGCACCACAGAGTGGTCAGAGCTTTACGAAACCAACCTTCTATCCGTCGGCTCATCTATGTTTCCTGTAAACCAGATGGAGAGGCGATGAGGAACTTCAGGGAACTTTGTTGTGCACccaacctgcagaaaaaactCACAGGAGAAGCTTTCTCTCCAACTCTGGCTGTGCCCGTGGACATGTTCCCACATACTCCTCACTGTGAACTGGTGCTACTTTTTGAGAGGTAG
- the scdb gene encoding stearoyl-CoA desaturase b: MTETETRNHCAGKQQNGDALAETSTVEDVFDDTYKEKEGPKPPRTLVWRNIILMSLLHIGALYGLIIIPSASSFTLAWAAACYLISALGVTAGAHRLWSHRSYKASLPLRVFLAIANSMAFQNDIYEWARDHRVHHKYSETDADPHNASRGFFFAHIGWLLVRKHPDVIEKGQKLELSDLKADKVVMFQRRHYKLSVVVLCFLVPTLVPWFFWGESLLVAYFIPGLLRYAVVLNATWLVNSAAHMWGNRPYDKTINPRENPLVALSTIGEGFHNYHHTFPFDYASSEFGFKLNITTAFIDLMCFLGLAKDCKMVSKEMIIARANRTGDGSKKSG; encoded by the exons ATGACCGAAACGGAAACCAGGAATCATTGCGCCGGCAAGCAACAGAATGGCGATGCCCTGGCAGAGACATCGACGGTCGAGGATGTTTTTGACGACACCTATAAGGAGAAGGAGGGTCCCAAACCGCCGAGGACGCTAGTGTGGAGAAATATTATACTGATGTCCCTCCTACATATCGGTGCGCTTTATGGACTGATTATCATTCCTTCCGCATCGAGCTTTACTCTTGCATGGG ctgcagcGTGCTACCTCATCAGCGCTCTCGGTGTGACTGCAGGTGCGCACAGATTATGGAGCCACAGATCCTATAAGGCTTCTTTACCCCTGCGAGTCTTCCTCGCCATTGCCAACTCAATGGCCTTTcag AATGACATATACGAGTGGGCGAGGGACCACCGCGTCCACCACAAGTACTCTGAGACAGATGCAGACCCCCACAATGCCTCGCGGGGCTTCTTCTTCGCTCACATCGGCTGGCTGCTGGTTCGCAAACATCCCGACGTCATTGAAAAGGGACAGAAACTGGAGCTGTCGGACCTGAAGGCAGATAAAGTGGTTATGTTTCAGAGACG tcactACAAGCTCTCTGTGGTGGTCCTTTGCTTCCTCGTGCCTACCCTAGTTCCCTGGTTCTTCTGGGGTGAATCCTTGCTTGTGGCATACTTCATCCCTGGGCTCCTGAGATACGCTGTGGTGCTCAACGCCACCTGGCTGGTCAACAGCGCTGCACACATGTGGGGCAACAGGCCTTATGACAAGACCATTAACCCAAGGGAAAACCCACTGGTTGCCCTCAGTACCATAG gtgaaGGCTTCCACAACTACCATCACACGTTCCCCTTTGACTACGCCTCCAGTGAGTTTGGCTTCAAGCTCAATATCACCACTGCCTTTATTGACCTCATGTGCTTCCTGGGTCTGGCCAAGGACTGCAAGATGGTGTCGAAGGAAATGATCATTGCTCGCGCTAATCGAACGGGGGATGGCAGCAAAAAAAGTGGCTGA
- the wnt8b gene encoding protein Wnt-8b — MFMHLEVFYYIFILLAHMRSCCSWSVNNFLMTGPKAYLIYSSSVAAGAQSGIEECKYQFAWDRWNCPERALQLSTHSSLRSANRETAFVHAISSAGVMYTLTRNCSLGDFDNCGCDDSRNGQRGGHGWLWGGCSDNVGFGEAISKQFVDALETGQDARAAMNLHNNEAGRKAVKGTMQRTCKCHGVSGSCTTQTCWLQLPEFREVGNYLKEKYHRALKVDLLRGAGNSAASRGAIAETFSSISRKELVHLEDSPDYCLENRTLGLPGTEGRECIKKGKNLSKWEKRSCKRLCGECGLAVEERKAEMVSSCNCKFHWCCAVKCEQCRKTVTKYFCVKKGGQRGRNESASSRRKNLRLRKKH, encoded by the exons ATGTTCATGCATTTGGAGGTTTTCtattacattttcattctcCTGGCTCACATGAGGTCGTGCTGCAGCTg GTCAGTGAATAATTTCTTGATGACTGGGCCCAAG GCATACCTGATCTACTCCAGCAGTGTGGCAGCAGGAGCTCAGAGTGGCATAGAGGAGTGCAAATACCAGTTTGCATGGGACCGCTGGAACTGCCCCGAGAGAGCTCTGCAGCTGTCCACGCACAGCAGCCTGCGCAGCG CAAATCGGGAGACAGCGTTCGTTCACGCCATCAGCTCTGCTGGAGTCATGTACACTTTAACCAGGAACTGCAGTCTTGGAGACTTTGACAACTGTGGCTGTGATGACAGCAGAAATGGACAACGAG GTGGTCATGGTTGGCTCTGGGGCGGCTGCAGTGACAATGTTGGCTTTGGAGAGGCCATCTCCAAACAGTTTGTGGATGCCCTGGAGACTGGGCAGGACGCACGGGCAGCCATGAATCTCCATAATAACGAGGCTGGGCGCAAG GCTGTGAAGGGGACCATGCAGAGGACATGTAAATGCCACGGGGTGTCAGGAAGCTGCACCACGCAGACTTGCTGGCTGCAGCTGCCAGAGTTCAGGGAGGTGGGGAACTACTTGAAGGAGAAGTACCACAGGGCTCTGAAGGTTGATCTCCTCCGAGGAGCAGGGAACAGTGCGGCCAGCCGGGGGGCGATCGCTGAGACCTTTAGCTCCATCTCTCGTAAGGAGCTGGTCCACCTCGAAGACTCCCCCGATTACTGCTTGGAAAACCGCACTCTGGGCTTGCCGGGCACCGAGGGCCGCGAGTGCATCAAGAAGGGCAAGAACCTGAGCAAATGGGAGAAACGGAGCTGCAAGAGGCTATGCGGAGAGTGCGGGTTGGCTGTGGAGGAGCGCAAAGCTGAGATGGTCTCGAGCTGTAATTGTAAATTCCACTGGTGCTGCGCAGTGAAGTGCGAGCAGTGCAGAAAGACAGTGACCAAGTACTTCTGTGTAAAGAAAGGAGGTCAGAGGGGAAGGAATGAGAGTGCCAGCAGCCGTCGAAAGAACCTCAGACTGAGGAAGAAGCACTGA
- the hif1an gene encoding hypoxia-inducible factor 1-alpha inhibitor produces the protein MAAATVVEADPAASEGGAAFSGVQNRGWDESQLRKYSFPTKPIPRLSHTDPRAEMLINNEEPVVLTDTNLVYPALKWDIAYLQENIGNGDFSVYIAENHKFLYYDEKKMSNFENFVPKSRRMEMKFSEFVEKMQETEQMGGEERVYLQQTLNDTVGKKIVVDFLGFNWNWINKQQAKRNWGQLTSNLLLIGMEGNVTPAHYDEQQNFFAQIKGHKRCILFPPDQFECLYPYPVHHPCDRQSQVDFDNPDYGRFPNFKNVVGYEAVVGPGDVLYIPMYWWHHIESLLNGGVTITVNFWYKGAPTPKRIEYPLRAHQKVAIMRNIEKMLGEALGDPHEVGPLLKMMIKGRYDQDLS, from the exons ATGGCAGCAGCGACCGTTGTGGAGGCTGATCCGGCGGCGAGCGAAGGCGGCGCCGCTTTCTCCGGCGTGCAGAACCGGGGCTGGGATGAGTCTCAGCTCCGAAAATACTCTTTCCCAACCAAACCCATTCCCAGGCTGTCTCACACGGACCCCAGAGCGGAGATGCTCATTAATAACGAG GAACCGGTGGTTTTAACAGATACAAACCTTGTATATCCAGCTCTCAAATGGGACATTGCGTACCTCCAGGAGAACATTGGAAATGGAGACTTCTCTGTTTACATCGCAGAAAACCACAAATTCCTCTACtatgatgagaaaaaaatgtctaaCTTTGAGAACTTTGTCCCCAAGTCACGACGAATGGAGATGAAATTCTCAGAATTTGTGGAGAAAATGCAAGAAACGGAGCaaatgggaggagaggagag AGTTTATCTGCAGCAGACCCTGAATGACACAGTAGGGAAGAAGATTGTTGTTGACTTCCTTGGTTTCAACTGGAACTGGATCAACAAGCAGCAAGCCAAGAGAAACTGGGGACAACTGACATCTAACCTGCTGCTCATAGGCATGGAGG GCAATGTGACACCAGCACATTACGACGAGCAGCAGAACTTCTTTGCACAGATCAAAGGACACAAGAGATGCATCCTCTTCCCTCCAGACCAGTTTGAGTGTCTCTATCCATACCCTGTGCATCACCCCTGTGACAGACAGAGCCAA GTGGACTTTGATAACCCTGACTATGGGAGGTTTcccaattttaaaaatgttgttggCTATGAGGCTGTTGTGGGCCCAGGAGATGTGCTCTACATCCCTATGTATTG gtgGCATCACATTGAATCACTGTTGAATGGTGGAGTGACAATCACTGTAAACTTCTGGTACAAA GGCGCCCCCACGCCCAAGAGGATAGAATACCCTCTGCGAGCTCATCAAAAGGTGGCCATCATGAGAAATATTGAAAAGATGCTGGGAGAAGCACTTGGAGACCCACATGAA gttggACCTTTACTGAAAATGATGATCAAGGGGCGTTATGACCAGGATCTCAGTTAG
- the cuedc2 gene encoding CUE domain-containing protein 2 has translation MDLHKIIHSAMHEFIQTYIPDADLSTLDDVLLSYITGVLEDLGSQQSVEENFDVEVFAEMLEAYIPGFAEIDSVKVCEMMFNLASKLATARTSADEENSVPKARTDDISLKLSTLPREPPPEREMQCLKTQTEGATAKLPASEWDTQEQHLLEMFPKCSLSEARSALSIAKGDMEEAVRLIIEGDVQLSPTPLNVNHGKSISSLADQKLKESILEKYMLVDREDDNKTHRPVAPKDAPKKLVRYHGNQVVTTKGERYQLVKKNETEDMKKTYVNLKPARKYRFH, from the exons ATGGACCTCCACAAAATCATCCACAGTGCGATGCACGAGTTTATCCAGACTTACATTCCTGATGCAGATCTCAG CACACTGGATGATGTCCTCCTGTCTTATATCACTGGAGTCCTGGAGGATCTCGGCTCCCAGCAGAGTGTGGAGGAGAACTTTGACGTGGAGGTCTTTGCAGAGATGTTAGAAGCTTACATACCTGGCTTTGCTGAAATTGATAG tgtaAAAGTATGTGAAATGATGTTCAACCTGGCTTCAAAGCTAGCCACTGCTCGGACCTCAG CTGATGAAGAAAACAGTGTGCCTAAGGCAAGGACAGATGATATTTCATTGAAACTCAGCACCCTTCCCAGAGAACCTCcaccagagagagaaatgcagtgccttaaaacacagacagagggcgCCACAGCCAAG CTACCAGCGTCAGAGTGGGACACCCAGGAGCAGCACCTGCTGGAGATGTTTCCCAAGTGTAGTCTGTCCGAGGCTCGTAGTGCCCTGTCTATTGCCAAAGGAGACATGGAGGAAGCTGTGCGCCTTATCATAGAGGGCGATGTCCAACTCAGCCCCACTCCTCTTAAT GTAAACCATGGGAAAAGTATTTCCTCGCTGGCAGACCAGAAACTTAAAGAGAGCATCCTTGAGAA GTACATGCTGGTGGACAGGGAGgatgacaacaaaacacaccgGCCTGTCGCCCCCAAAGAT GCTCCAAAGAAGCTAGTGCGGTACCACGGTAACCAGGTGGTAACCACGAAAGGAGAGCGATATCAGCTTGTGaagaaaaatgagacagaagACATGAAGAAGACGTATGTCAACCTCAAGCCTGCACGAAAGTACAGATTCCATTGA